One part of the Gossypium raimondii isolate GPD5lz chromosome 1, ASM2569854v1, whole genome shotgun sequence genome encodes these proteins:
- the LOC128039848 gene encoding uncharacterized protein LOC128039848, which yields MQPPYPKWYDASVQCEYHAGTKGHLIENCTAFKKLVERLINLGIVKIGDSSGPNVAENPLPNHDNKGVNAIIEYGGRRVKANIAEIKTPLEWVWKQMMKRGLIKQGSIERPEGARKFCEFHAEESHDIQECTEFRTMVQNLMDKKELEFYEEIKGLEEGEVYATEEGSTGKAQKANYPVVIISKPMSRESGIQIAPKVIIQKPVSFPYKDSKKVPWNYDCDVTIPGEESLVNASGEDEGFYTRSGKRYDPENARVESGKGKALAVELGKTKADKIEPRVNQSVTENEAKEFLKFLKHSEYSVAEQLHKQPARISVLELLLSSEVHRNALIKVLNETYVASDISVNKLDRLVNNISADNFIFFNDDEIPPGGRGATKALHITARCGEYTLAGVLIDNGSALNVLPLSTLNRLPVDSSHMKSCQNVVRAFDGTE from the coding sequence ATGCAACCTCCGTACCCTAAGTGGTATGACGCAAGCGTTCAATGCGAGTATCACGCGGGGACCAAGGGGCACTTAATTGAAAACTGCACTGCATTCAAGAAGTTAGTTGAAAGACTTATCAATTTGGGGATCGTAAAGATAGGTGACTCATCAGGACCGAATGTAGCAGAGAATCCATTGCCCAACCATGATAATAAAGGGGTGAATGCGATAATTGAGTATGGAGGAAGGAGAGTCAAAGCCAACATAGCAGAGATAAAGACCCCCCTTGAATGGGTTTGGAAACAAATGATGAAAAGAGGTCTCATCAAGCAAGGTTCAATAGAAAGGCCTGAAGGAGCAAGGAAGTTTTGTGAATTCCATGCAGAAGAAAGCCATGACATCCAAGAATGCACCGAGTTCAGAACCATGGTGCAAAACTTAATGGATAAAAAAGAATTGGAGTTTTATGAAGAGATTAAGGGACTAGAAGAAGGAGAGGTTTATGCTACAGAAGAAGGATCTACGGGGAAAGCCCAAAAGGCTAATTACCCGGTGGTGATTATTTCAAAACCAATGAGCAGAGAATCTGGTATACAAATAGCACCAAAGGTCATAATCCAAAAACCTGTATCCTTTCCCTACAAGGATAGCAAAAAGGTTCCTTGGAATTACGACTGCGATGTAACAATCCCAGGAGAAGAGAGCTTGGTAAATGCTTCAGGAGAGGATGAAGGATTCTATACACGAAGTGGAAAACGCTATGATCCGGAAAATGCTAGAGTGGAATCTGGAAAAGGAAAAGCCTTAGCGGTTGAATTGGGAAAAACAAAAGCAGACAAAATTGAGCCGCGTGTCAATCAGTCGGTAACTGAAAATGAGGCGaaagaatttctaaaattcttaaaacatagCGAGTACAGCGTGGCAGAACAATTACATAAGCAACCGGCTCGTATCTCGGTGCTTGAATTGCTTCTAAGTTCAGAGGTACATCGTAATGCGTTGATTAAGgtgctaaatgaaacttatgtcgCTAGTGATATCTCAGTGAATAAGTTGGACCGTTTGGTTAACAATATCAGTGCcgacaatttcattttctttaatgatgatgaaataccgccGGGGGGAAGAGGAGCCACCAAAGCATTACATATCACTGCTCGCTGCGGGGAGTATACGTTAGCGGGAGTGCTAATTGATAATGGATCAGCCTTGAATGTTTTACCCCTATCTACCTTAAATAGGTTACCGGTGGATAGTTCCCACATGAAATCATGCCAGAATGTagtgagagcatttgatggCACCGAATGA